A window of the Hypomesus transpacificus isolate Combined female chromosome 8, fHypTra1, whole genome shotgun sequence genome harbors these coding sequences:
- the LOC124470075 gene encoding uncharacterized protein LOC124470075 isoform X4, whose product MVKCITWIFFDLASTPISPGVKRQGNQTEENQQWLQIPTSLMPELTSQLSETTYRLQCPHAGVFQCKLTGLAFQMEGEGEVLYKTVQWDEGMLVSTGQMPAGPLFNISCPQGSVSQLHLPHCEIPSGAGLKSLSVAHVSGDDVELLPPLRVTDTHVVVNITDLPLWGLVRRVIPFLTSRGKVLPFLQLLGPKRSILNLVVLPHNVPYQEVGRMQRVGSFIDVCSDCTLSHGEVYSLCCDAVEAELIQPKRVQLYWNYGPNYHPTFQVFLSPHAEEVGLRLLAKAGKGEEAWAARVPLTAGSSSLGGRQTEHAQKGSAEEQLRSARLGFVEQVSKPVLDNVLDRLLQEGVISNGEREALKVETQREERARATIDMVLRKGNESCFVMRRLLYDMDPYLHSTLGFKE is encoded by the exons ATGGTTAAAT GCATAACTTGGATATTTTTTGACCTTGCTAGTACTCCGATTTCTCCAGGAGTAAAAAGACAAGGAAACCAAACGGAGGAGAATCAACAATGGCTTCAG ATCCCGACTTCTCTGATGCCAGAATTAACTTCACAACTTTCAGAGACTACATACAG GCTCCAGTGCCCCCATGCAGGTGTGTTCCAGTGCAAGTTGACAGGTCTGGCCTttcagatggagggagagggggaggtgctcTACAAAACTGTCCAATGGGACGAAGGTATGCTGGTCTCCACAGGCCAGATGCCTGCAGGACCCCTGTTCAACATCAGCTGTCCTCAGGGCTCCGTCTCTCAGCTGCACCTCCCACACTGTGAGATTCCCTCCG GAGCGGGTCTCAAGTCCTTGTCTGTGGCTCATGTCAGTGGTGATGACGTGGAGCTTTTGCCTCCCCTGAGGGTGACCGACACGCATGTGGTGGTGAACATCACAGACCTGCCCCTATGGGGTCTGGTGAGACGGGTCATACCCTTTCTCACCAGTAGGGGGAAGGTGCTGCCCTTCCTCCAACTACTAGGCCCCAAGCGCTCTATTCTCAACCTGGTGGTTCTGCCACACAACGTTCCATACCAAGAG GTGGGGAGGATGCAGAGAGTGGGCTCCTTCATAGACGTGTGTTCGGACTGCACACTCTCTCACGGAGAAGTCTACAGCCTCTGCTGTGATGCGGTGGAGGCCGAATTGATCCAACCGAAG CGTGTTCAGCTCTACTGGAACTACGGTCCAAACTACCACCCCACCTTCCAGGTGTTTCTCAGCCCCCACGCAGAGGAGGTGGGGCTGAGGCTTCTGGCGAAGgcgggaaaaggagaggaggcgtGGGCGGCACGTGTTCCACTAACAG CAGGTTCCTCATCGCTGGGAGGCAGGCAGACTGAGCATGCTCAGAAGGGCTCTGCAGAGGAGCAGCTGCGCTCTGCAAGACTGGGGTTTGTGGAGCAAGTGTCCAAGCCTGTCCTGGATAATGTGCTGGATAGACTTCTGCAGGAGGGAGTGATCAGCAATGGTGAGCGAGAGGCGTTGAAggtggagacacagagggaagagagagcgagggcgACCATCGACATGGTCCTGAGGAAAGGAAATGAGTCATGTTTTGTGATGAGACGTCTCCTGTATGATATGGACCCCTACTTACATTCAACACTTGGCTTCAAAGAATGA
- the LOC124470075 gene encoding uncharacterized protein LOC124470075 isoform X5: protein MVKCITWIFFDLASTPISPGVKRQGNQTEENQQWLQMEGEGEVLYKTVQWDEGMLVSTGQMPAGPLFNISCPQGSVSQLHLPHCEIPSGAGLKSLSVAHVSGDDVELLPPLRVTDTHVVVNITDLPLWGLVRRVIPFLTSRGKVLPFLQLLGPKRSILNLVVLPHNVPYQEVGRMQRVGSFIDVCSDCTLSHGEVYSLCCDAVEAELIQPKRVQLYWNYGPNYHPTFQVFLSPHAEEVGLRLLAKAGKGEEAWAARVPLTAGSSSLGGRQTEHAQKGSAEEQLRSARLGFVEQVSKPVLDNVLDRLLQEGVISNGEREALKVETQREERARATIDMVLRKGNESCFVMRRLLYDMDPYLHSTLGFKE from the exons ATGGTTAAAT GCATAACTTGGATATTTTTTGACCTTGCTAGTACTCCGATTTCTCCAGGAGTAAAAAGACAAGGAAACCAAACGGAGGAGAATCAACAATGGCTTCAG atggagggagagggggaggtgctcTACAAAACTGTCCAATGGGACGAAGGTATGCTGGTCTCCACAGGCCAGATGCCTGCAGGACCCCTGTTCAACATCAGCTGTCCTCAGGGCTCCGTCTCTCAGCTGCACCTCCCACACTGTGAGATTCCCTCCG GAGCGGGTCTCAAGTCCTTGTCTGTGGCTCATGTCAGTGGTGATGACGTGGAGCTTTTGCCTCCCCTGAGGGTGACCGACACGCATGTGGTGGTGAACATCACAGACCTGCCCCTATGGGGTCTGGTGAGACGGGTCATACCCTTTCTCACCAGTAGGGGGAAGGTGCTGCCCTTCCTCCAACTACTAGGCCCCAAGCGCTCTATTCTCAACCTGGTGGTTCTGCCACACAACGTTCCATACCAAGAG GTGGGGAGGATGCAGAGAGTGGGCTCCTTCATAGACGTGTGTTCGGACTGCACACTCTCTCACGGAGAAGTCTACAGCCTCTGCTGTGATGCGGTGGAGGCCGAATTGATCCAACCGAAG CGTGTTCAGCTCTACTGGAACTACGGTCCAAACTACCACCCCACCTTCCAGGTGTTTCTCAGCCCCCACGCAGAGGAGGTGGGGCTGAGGCTTCTGGCGAAGgcgggaaaaggagaggaggcgtGGGCGGCACGTGTTCCACTAACAG CAGGTTCCTCATCGCTGGGAGGCAGGCAGACTGAGCATGCTCAGAAGGGCTCTGCAGAGGAGCAGCTGCGCTCTGCAAGACTGGGGTTTGTGGAGCAAGTGTCCAAGCCTGTCCTGGATAATGTGCTGGATAGACTTCTGCAGGAGGGAGTGATCAGCAATGGTGAGCGAGAGGCGTTGAAggtggagacacagagggaagagagagcgagggcgACCATCGACATGGTCCTGAGGAAAGGAAATGAGTCATGTTTTGTGATGAGACGTCTCCTGTATGATATGGACCCCTACTTACATTCAACACTTGGCTTCAAAGAATGA
- the LOC124470075 gene encoding uncharacterized protein LOC124470075 isoform X1: protein MASGIKPQRSPHTRLNPEPAHSMVTQGPIPTSLMPELTSQLSETTYRLQCPHAGVFQCKLTGLAFQMEGEGEVLYKTVQWDEGMLVSTGQMPAGPLFNISCPQGSVSQLHLPHCEIPSGAGLKSLSVAHVSGDDVELLPPLRVTDTHVVVNITDLPLWGLVRRVIPFLTSRGKVLPFLQLLGPKRSILNLVVLPHNVPYQEVGRMQRVGSFIDVCSDCTLSHGEVYSLCCDAVEAELIQPKRVQLYWNYGPNYHPTFQVFLSPHAEEVGLRLLAKAGKGEEAWAARVPLTAGSSSLGGRQTEHAQKGSAEEQLRSARLGFVEQVSKPVLDNVLDRLLQEGVISNGEREALKVETQREERARATIDMVLRKGNESCFVMRRLLYDMDPYLHSTLGFKE from the exons ATGGCTTCAG GGATTAAACCACAGAGATCTCCACACACCAGATTAAACCCTGAACCTGCACACAGCATGGTAACACAAGGACCG ATCCCGACTTCTCTGATGCCAGAATTAACTTCACAACTTTCAGAGACTACATACAG GCTCCAGTGCCCCCATGCAGGTGTGTTCCAGTGCAAGTTGACAGGTCTGGCCTttcagatggagggagagggggaggtgctcTACAAAACTGTCCAATGGGACGAAGGTATGCTGGTCTCCACAGGCCAGATGCCTGCAGGACCCCTGTTCAACATCAGCTGTCCTCAGGGCTCCGTCTCTCAGCTGCACCTCCCACACTGTGAGATTCCCTCCG GAGCGGGTCTCAAGTCCTTGTCTGTGGCTCATGTCAGTGGTGATGACGTGGAGCTTTTGCCTCCCCTGAGGGTGACCGACACGCATGTGGTGGTGAACATCACAGACCTGCCCCTATGGGGTCTGGTGAGACGGGTCATACCCTTTCTCACCAGTAGGGGGAAGGTGCTGCCCTTCCTCCAACTACTAGGCCCCAAGCGCTCTATTCTCAACCTGGTGGTTCTGCCACACAACGTTCCATACCAAGAG GTGGGGAGGATGCAGAGAGTGGGCTCCTTCATAGACGTGTGTTCGGACTGCACACTCTCTCACGGAGAAGTCTACAGCCTCTGCTGTGATGCGGTGGAGGCCGAATTGATCCAACCGAAG CGTGTTCAGCTCTACTGGAACTACGGTCCAAACTACCACCCCACCTTCCAGGTGTTTCTCAGCCCCCACGCAGAGGAGGTGGGGCTGAGGCTTCTGGCGAAGgcgggaaaaggagaggaggcgtGGGCGGCACGTGTTCCACTAACAG CAGGTTCCTCATCGCTGGGAGGCAGGCAGACTGAGCATGCTCAGAAGGGCTCTGCAGAGGAGCAGCTGCGCTCTGCAAGACTGGGGTTTGTGGAGCAAGTGTCCAAGCCTGTCCTGGATAATGTGCTGGATAGACTTCTGCAGGAGGGAGTGATCAGCAATGGTGAGCGAGAGGCGTTGAAggtggagacacagagggaagagagagcgagggcgACCATCGACATGGTCCTGAGGAAAGGAAATGAGTCATGTTTTGTGATGAGACGTCTCCTGTATGATATGGACCCCTACTTACATTCAACACTTGGCTTCAAAGAATGA
- the LOC124470075 gene encoding uncharacterized protein LOC124470075 isoform X2, which yields MASGIKPQRSPHTRLNPEPAHSMVTQGPIPTSLMPELTSQLSETTYRLQCPHAGVFQCKLTGLAFQMEGEGEVLYKTVQWDEGMLVSTGQMPAGPLFNISCPQGSVSQLHLPHCEIPSGAGLKSLSVAHVSGDDVELLPPLRVTDTHVVVNITDLPLWGLVRRVIPFLTSRGKVLPFLQLLGPKRSILNLVVLPHNVPYQEVGRMQRVGSFIDVCSDCTLSHGEVYSLCCDAVEAELIQPKRVQLYWNYGPNYHPTFQVFLSPHAEEVGLRLLAKAGKGEEAWAARVPLTGSSSLGGRQTEHAQKGSAEEQLRSARLGFVEQVSKPVLDNVLDRLLQEGVISNGEREALKVETQREERARATIDMVLRKGNESCFVMRRLLYDMDPYLHSTLGFKE from the exons ATGGCTTCAG GGATTAAACCACAGAGATCTCCACACACCAGATTAAACCCTGAACCTGCACACAGCATGGTAACACAAGGACCG ATCCCGACTTCTCTGATGCCAGAATTAACTTCACAACTTTCAGAGACTACATACAG GCTCCAGTGCCCCCATGCAGGTGTGTTCCAGTGCAAGTTGACAGGTCTGGCCTttcagatggagggagagggggaggtgctcTACAAAACTGTCCAATGGGACGAAGGTATGCTGGTCTCCACAGGCCAGATGCCTGCAGGACCCCTGTTCAACATCAGCTGTCCTCAGGGCTCCGTCTCTCAGCTGCACCTCCCACACTGTGAGATTCCCTCCG GAGCGGGTCTCAAGTCCTTGTCTGTGGCTCATGTCAGTGGTGATGACGTGGAGCTTTTGCCTCCCCTGAGGGTGACCGACACGCATGTGGTGGTGAACATCACAGACCTGCCCCTATGGGGTCTGGTGAGACGGGTCATACCCTTTCTCACCAGTAGGGGGAAGGTGCTGCCCTTCCTCCAACTACTAGGCCCCAAGCGCTCTATTCTCAACCTGGTGGTTCTGCCACACAACGTTCCATACCAAGAG GTGGGGAGGATGCAGAGAGTGGGCTCCTTCATAGACGTGTGTTCGGACTGCACACTCTCTCACGGAGAAGTCTACAGCCTCTGCTGTGATGCGGTGGAGGCCGAATTGATCCAACCGAAG CGTGTTCAGCTCTACTGGAACTACGGTCCAAACTACCACCCCACCTTCCAGGTGTTTCTCAGCCCCCACGCAGAGGAGGTGGGGCTGAGGCTTCTGGCGAAGgcgggaaaaggagaggaggcgtGGGCGGCACGTGTTCCACTAACAG GTTCCTCATCGCTGGGAGGCAGGCAGACTGAGCATGCTCAGAAGGGCTCTGCAGAGGAGCAGCTGCGCTCTGCAAGACTGGGGTTTGTGGAGCAAGTGTCCAAGCCTGTCCTGGATAATGTGCTGGATAGACTTCTGCAGGAGGGAGTGATCAGCAATGGTGAGCGAGAGGCGTTGAAggtggagacacagagggaagagagagcgagggcgACCATCGACATGGTCCTGAGGAAAGGAAATGAGTCATGTTTTGTGATGAGACGTCTCCTGTATGATATGGACCCCTACTTACATTCAACACTTGGCTTCAAAGAATGA
- the LOC124470075 gene encoding uncharacterized protein LOC124470075 isoform X3 — MWYNVLNSENRGDDAQVTELPDKIDEMVAANSGDVFYPEMDVCKEINWSSEEYQTSSPLPLKRAKSIEGVSPNWIKPQRSPHTRLNPEPAHSMVTQGPIPTSLMPELTSQLSETTYRLQCPHAGVFQCKLTGLAFQMEGEGEVLYKTVQWDEGMLVSTGQMPAGPLFNISCPQGSVSQLHLPHCEIPSGAGLKSLSVAHVSGDDVELLPPLRVTDTHVVVNITDLPLWGLVRRVIPFLTSRGKVLPFLQLLGPKRSILNLVVLPHNVPYQEVGRMQRVGSFIDVCSDCTLSHGEVYSLCCDAVEAELIQPKRVQLYWNYGPNYHPTFQVFLSPHAEEVGLRLLAKAGKGEEAWAARVPLTAGSSSLGGRQTEHAQKGSAEEQLRSARLGFVEQVSKPVLDNVLDRLLQEGVISNGEREALKVETQREERARATIDMVLRKGNESCFVMRRLLYDMDPYLHSTLGFKE; from the exons ATGTGGTATAACGTCCTCAACAGTGAGAACAGGGGTGATGACGCTCAGGTCACTGAGCTGCCGGACAAGATAGATGAGATGGTAGCAGCAAACAGTGGAGATGTGTTTTACCCTGAGATGGATGTTTGTAAAGAAATTAACTGGAGTTCAGAAGAGTATCAGACATCATCACCACTGCCTCTGAAAAGAGCCAAGAGTATAGAAGGTGTCTCTCCAAACT GGATTAAACCACAGAGATCTCCACACACCAGATTAAACCCTGAACCTGCACACAGCATGGTAACACAAGGACCG ATCCCGACTTCTCTGATGCCAGAATTAACTTCACAACTTTCAGAGACTACATACAG GCTCCAGTGCCCCCATGCAGGTGTGTTCCAGTGCAAGTTGACAGGTCTGGCCTttcagatggagggagagggggaggtgctcTACAAAACTGTCCAATGGGACGAAGGTATGCTGGTCTCCACAGGCCAGATGCCTGCAGGACCCCTGTTCAACATCAGCTGTCCTCAGGGCTCCGTCTCTCAGCTGCACCTCCCACACTGTGAGATTCCCTCCG GAGCGGGTCTCAAGTCCTTGTCTGTGGCTCATGTCAGTGGTGATGACGTGGAGCTTTTGCCTCCCCTGAGGGTGACCGACACGCATGTGGTGGTGAACATCACAGACCTGCCCCTATGGGGTCTGGTGAGACGGGTCATACCCTTTCTCACCAGTAGGGGGAAGGTGCTGCCCTTCCTCCAACTACTAGGCCCCAAGCGCTCTATTCTCAACCTGGTGGTTCTGCCACACAACGTTCCATACCAAGAG GTGGGGAGGATGCAGAGAGTGGGCTCCTTCATAGACGTGTGTTCGGACTGCACACTCTCTCACGGAGAAGTCTACAGCCTCTGCTGTGATGCGGTGGAGGCCGAATTGATCCAACCGAAG CGTGTTCAGCTCTACTGGAACTACGGTCCAAACTACCACCCCACCTTCCAGGTGTTTCTCAGCCCCCACGCAGAGGAGGTGGGGCTGAGGCTTCTGGCGAAGgcgggaaaaggagaggaggcgtGGGCGGCACGTGTTCCACTAACAG CAGGTTCCTCATCGCTGGGAGGCAGGCAGACTGAGCATGCTCAGAAGGGCTCTGCAGAGGAGCAGCTGCGCTCTGCAAGACTGGGGTTTGTGGAGCAAGTGTCCAAGCCTGTCCTGGATAATGTGCTGGATAGACTTCTGCAGGAGGGAGTGATCAGCAATGGTGAGCGAGAGGCGTTGAAggtggagacacagagggaagagagagcgagggcgACCATCGACATGGTCCTGAGGAAAGGAAATGAGTCATGTTTTGTGATGAGACGTCTCCTGTATGATATGGACCCCTACTTACATTCAACACTTGGCTTCAAAGAATGA
- the LOC124470075 gene encoding NACHT, LRR and PYD domains-containing protein 1-like isoform X6, translating to MPELTSQLSETTYRLQCPHAGVFQCKLTGLAFQMEGEGEVLYKTVQWDEGMLVSTGQMPAGPLFNISCPQGSVSQLHLPHCEIPSGAGLKSLSVAHVSGDDVELLPPLRVTDTHVVVNITDLPLWGLVRRVIPFLTSRGKVLPFLQLLGPKRSILNLVVLPHNVPYQEVGRMQRVGSFIDVCSDCTLSHGEVYSLCCDAVEAELIQPKRVQLYWNYGPNYHPTFQVFLSPHAEEVGLRLLAKAGKGEEAWAARVPLTAGSSSLGGRQTEHAQKGSAEEQLRSARLGFVEQVSKPVLDNVLDRLLQEGVISNGEREALKVETQREERARATIDMVLRKGNESCFVMRRLLYDMDPYLHSTLGFKE from the exons ATGCCAGAATTAACTTCACAACTTTCAGAGACTACATACAG GCTCCAGTGCCCCCATGCAGGTGTGTTCCAGTGCAAGTTGACAGGTCTGGCCTttcagatggagggagagggggaggtgctcTACAAAACTGTCCAATGGGACGAAGGTATGCTGGTCTCCACAGGCCAGATGCCTGCAGGACCCCTGTTCAACATCAGCTGTCCTCAGGGCTCCGTCTCTCAGCTGCACCTCCCACACTGTGAGATTCCCTCCG GAGCGGGTCTCAAGTCCTTGTCTGTGGCTCATGTCAGTGGTGATGACGTGGAGCTTTTGCCTCCCCTGAGGGTGACCGACACGCATGTGGTGGTGAACATCACAGACCTGCCCCTATGGGGTCTGGTGAGACGGGTCATACCCTTTCTCACCAGTAGGGGGAAGGTGCTGCCCTTCCTCCAACTACTAGGCCCCAAGCGCTCTATTCTCAACCTGGTGGTTCTGCCACACAACGTTCCATACCAAGAG GTGGGGAGGATGCAGAGAGTGGGCTCCTTCATAGACGTGTGTTCGGACTGCACACTCTCTCACGGAGAAGTCTACAGCCTCTGCTGTGATGCGGTGGAGGCCGAATTGATCCAACCGAAG CGTGTTCAGCTCTACTGGAACTACGGTCCAAACTACCACCCCACCTTCCAGGTGTTTCTCAGCCCCCACGCAGAGGAGGTGGGGCTGAGGCTTCTGGCGAAGgcgggaaaaggagaggaggcgtGGGCGGCACGTGTTCCACTAACAG CAGGTTCCTCATCGCTGGGAGGCAGGCAGACTGAGCATGCTCAGAAGGGCTCTGCAGAGGAGCAGCTGCGCTCTGCAAGACTGGGGTTTGTGGAGCAAGTGTCCAAGCCTGTCCTGGATAATGTGCTGGATAGACTTCTGCAGGAGGGAGTGATCAGCAATGGTGAGCGAGAGGCGTTGAAggtggagacacagagggaagagagagcgagggcgACCATCGACATGGTCCTGAGGAAAGGAAATGAGTCATGTTTTGTGATGAGACGTCTCCTGTATGATATGGACCCCTACTTACATTCAACACTTGGCTTCAAAGAATGA
- the LOC124470075 gene encoding uncharacterized protein LOC124470075 isoform X7, protein MEGEGEVLYKTVQWDEGMLVSTGQMPAGPLFNISCPQGSVSQLHLPHCEIPSGAGLKSLSVAHVSGDDVELLPPLRVTDTHVVVNITDLPLWGLVRRVIPFLTSRGKVLPFLQLLGPKRSILNLVVLPHNVPYQEVGRMQRVGSFIDVCSDCTLSHGEVYSLCCDAVEAELIQPKRVQLYWNYGPNYHPTFQVFLSPHAEEVGLRLLAKAGKGEEAWAARVPLTAGSSSLGGRQTEHAQKGSAEEQLRSARLGFVEQVSKPVLDNVLDRLLQEGVISNGEREALKVETQREERARATIDMVLRKGNESCFVMRRLLYDMDPYLHSTLGFKE, encoded by the exons atggagggagagggggaggtgctcTACAAAACTGTCCAATGGGACGAAGGTATGCTGGTCTCCACAGGCCAGATGCCTGCAGGACCCCTGTTCAACATCAGCTGTCCTCAGGGCTCCGTCTCTCAGCTGCACCTCCCACACTGTGAGATTCCCTCCG GAGCGGGTCTCAAGTCCTTGTCTGTGGCTCATGTCAGTGGTGATGACGTGGAGCTTTTGCCTCCCCTGAGGGTGACCGACACGCATGTGGTGGTGAACATCACAGACCTGCCCCTATGGGGTCTGGTGAGACGGGTCATACCCTTTCTCACCAGTAGGGGGAAGGTGCTGCCCTTCCTCCAACTACTAGGCCCCAAGCGCTCTATTCTCAACCTGGTGGTTCTGCCACACAACGTTCCATACCAAGAG GTGGGGAGGATGCAGAGAGTGGGCTCCTTCATAGACGTGTGTTCGGACTGCACACTCTCTCACGGAGAAGTCTACAGCCTCTGCTGTGATGCGGTGGAGGCCGAATTGATCCAACCGAAG CGTGTTCAGCTCTACTGGAACTACGGTCCAAACTACCACCCCACCTTCCAGGTGTTTCTCAGCCCCCACGCAGAGGAGGTGGGGCTGAGGCTTCTGGCGAAGgcgggaaaaggagaggaggcgtGGGCGGCACGTGTTCCACTAACAG CAGGTTCCTCATCGCTGGGAGGCAGGCAGACTGAGCATGCTCAGAAGGGCTCTGCAGAGGAGCAGCTGCGCTCTGCAAGACTGGGGTTTGTGGAGCAAGTGTCCAAGCCTGTCCTGGATAATGTGCTGGATAGACTTCTGCAGGAGGGAGTGATCAGCAATGGTGAGCGAGAGGCGTTGAAggtggagacacagagggaagagagagcgagggcgACCATCGACATGGTCCTGAGGAAAGGAAATGAGTCATGTTTTGTGATGAGACGTCTCCTGTATGATATGGACCCCTACTTACATTCAACACTTGGCTTCAAAGAATGA
- the LOC124470099 gene encoding fish-egg lectin-like, which yields MALRIATLLFALHCLLPTSCAAYRCKRVSGALVQIDVSVGQVFGVNKHDCIFTRYGSSWTQLPGKLKHVTVGPAGVWGANRANHIFKLVGANWVNVPGLLKQIDAGGDQFVAGANHGDAIFCLPKKNTVGYSKRNSALNWRNIPGRLKYYSCGPYSCWGVNSNDYIFVRKGVSSFNCEGEGTWQGVPGRLSMIEVGSDGSVYGVNSVGDVYRRDSTSTCKPEGTGWTRIPLYSRQVKHVSYDLGHLWLILKNDAIYDCAEH from the exons ATGGCTCTCCGTATCGCAACACTCCTCTTTGCCCTGCACTGTCTGTTGCCGACTTCGTGTGCGG CGTATAGATGTAAGCGTGTCTCTGGTGCCCTGGTGCAGATTGATGTAAGTGTTGGACAAGTGTTCGGGGTCAACAAACACGACTGCATCTTCACAAGGTATGGATCGTCATGGACACAGTTGCCAGGCAAACTGAAGCATGTCACCGTGGGACCTGCAGGAGTCTGGGGAGCCAACAGAGCGAATCACATCTTTAAACTAGTTGGGGCTAACTGGGTGAATGTACCTG GTCTCTTGAAGCAGATTGATGCTGGTGGAGACCAGTTTGTGGCAGGAGCCAATCATGGAGATGCCATCTTCTGTCTTCCAAAGAAGAACACAGTTGGCTACAGTAAAAGAAACAGTGCTTTGAACTGGCGCAATATCCCTGGCAGACTGAAGTACTACAGCTGTGGTCCTTACAGCTGCTGGGGTGTTAACAGTAATGATTACATCTTTGTGAGGAAG GGGGTGAGCTCCTTTAATTGTGAGGGGGAAGGTACCTGGCAGGGGGTTCCAGGTCGCCTGTCTATGATCGAGGTGGGAAGTGACGGGTCTGTCTATGGAGTGAATTCTGTAGGAGACGTGTACCGCAG GGATTCCACGTCTACCTGTAAACCTGAAGGTACCGGCTGGACCCGCATTCCTCTCTACAGCAGACAGGTGAAACATGTGTCTTATGATCTGGGCCATCTCTGGCTCATCCTGAAGAATGATGCCATCTACGACTGCGCTGAGCACTGA